Proteins from a single region of Corylus avellana chromosome ca11, CavTom2PMs-1.0:
- the LOC132165425 gene encoding autophagy-related protein 9 → MMFSGPKSANLLSVFQSKWRGESSLTTGLLKDVSPEIELSDYGRVPPSPGSESPSGLLNGDTLNVEPIADLDLFFERLYSYYCEKGLWCIIIQWIVEVLSLGFTICFSGFFLLFVDWNGLRNAKCGMDAVESGIKPCDLAKDALHRHPLTPLTLTKAIIVGYLVIFSFYWIFCFLRFFAQLKDTLGIRHFYYNSLHVTDNEIQTMPWATILEKVVQLQSSQQLCVVKDLSAHDVVMRLMRKENYLIGMVNKGVLAFPISQWIPGVGPTVKFGTHGAQHRLILTKTLEWTLNWCILQSMFDRNFCVRREFISNPTTLKKRLMVVGLAMLLLSPFLVIFMLVYLFLRHAEQFYNHPSTASSRRWSTLSKWIFREYNEVDHLFKHRINSSVEHASNYIKQFPSPIISIIAKFISFVSGGFAAILIIIAFLEESLLEGHIFGRNLFWYAAVFGTITAISRAAITDELLVLDPEGAMSMVVQHTHYMPKRWRGKENTEMVCIEFQTLFQYTGMMLLEEMASIFLTPYLLIFVVPKRVDDILQFIADSTVNIEGVGHVCSFSVFDFQKHGNSNYGSPHSAPRIERSSQGKMEKSFLSFQSSYPSWEPNTQGKQFISNLRTFREQNLQGQGTRQAYSPSRMWQGSPTFRGCGDRRNVFSRELTHNNVGTGYHLGSLWLIDADQKNHPYLLDWYYMSQPNRTTGYSRDGALQPSVATEQRPGDYWTPSNLTQNEPKCEEYWGDHYDQDRTQSHLGASTSTRFFRDSVLRHHDSSNLPNPTRSHWWARSGPDGAQLQTSFKEPPDFNRQSSDNYNDNFSDKISEDQEQHLDWRNDFHLSRTTYMDDLEAGELNLHFDDIYSRPPETPRINPEATSFG, encoded by the exons ATGATGTTCAGTGGGCCAAAGAGTGCAAACCTCCTCAGTGTATTCCAATCGAAATGGCGTGGTGAATCATCTTTGACTACAGGCTTGCTTAAAGATGTGTCTCCTGAGATTGAATTGTCGGACTACGGAAGGGTACCACCAAGTCCTGGTAGTGAGAGCCCTTCGGGACTTCTTAATGGTGATACCTTGAATGTGGAACCAATTGCTGATTTGGACCTATTCTTTGAAAGGCTTTACAGCTACTACTGTGAGAAAGGGCTTTGGTGCATCATTATACAGTGGATAGTTGAGGTTCTAAGCCTGGGCTTCACAATTTGTTTCTCAggatttttcttattatttgttGACTGGAATGGTCTTCGTAATGCAAAGTGTGGGATGGATGCGGTTGAATCTGGAATTAAGCCTTGTGATCTTGCTAAGGATGCTCTTCATCGGCACCCATTAACTcccctaacacttaccaaagctATTATTGTTGGATATTTAGtgatattttccttttattggatcttttgttttttgaggttttttgCTCAATTAAAGGACACTTTGGGGATTCGTCACTTTTATTACAACAG TCTCCATGTTACGGACAATGAAATTCAAACAATGCCATGGGCAACAATTCTTGAGAAGGTTGTTCAGCTGCAAAGTTCACAACAACTATGTGTGGTTAAGGATCTTTCTGCTCATGATGTTGTAATGCGATTGATGCGCAAGGAAAACTACTTGATTGGAATGGTCAACAAGGGGGTTCTTGCATTCCCAATCTCTCAGTGGATCCCCGGTGTTGGGCCGACGGTCAAATTTGGCACACATGGAGCACAACATCGTCTGATACTGACAAAGACCCTTGAGTGGACCTTAAATTGGTGCATACTGCAGAGCATGTTTGATCG AAACTTCTGTGTTAGAAGGGAATTTATATCTAATCCAACAACCTTAAAGAAAAGGCTTATGGTAGTTGGGCTTGCAATGCTGCTTCTTTCACCGTTTCTTGTCATATTCATGCTGGTGTATCTCTTCCTGAGGCATGCCGAGCAATTCTATAATCATCCAAGTACTGCATCATCTCGAAGGTGGTCAACTTTGTCAAAATGGATCTTTAGGGAATATAATGag GTGGACCATTTGTTCAAGCACCGGATCAATAGCAGTGTAGAGCATGCTTCTAATTATATCAAGCAATTCCCGTCTCCTATTATTTCTATTATAGCAAAGTTCATCTCCTTCGTATCTGGCGGCTTTGCTGCTATCCTAATCATCATTGCATTTCTGGAGGAGTCGCTGCTAGAGGGCCAT ATATTTGGTCGCAACTTGTTTTGGTATGCTGCTGTTTTTGGAACTATAACAGCTATAAGCCGGGCTGCTATTACAGATGAGCTTCTAGTCCTTGATCCTGAGGGAGCAATGTCTATGGTGGTCCAACATACACATTATATGCCAAAGAGGTGGCGTGGCAAAGAAAATACTGAGATGGTCTGCATCGAGTTTCAAACCCTATTTCAG TATACTGGAATGATGCTACTTGAGGAGATGGCCTCAATTTTCCTCACTCCGTATTTACTTATATTTGTTGTCCCAAAG CGTGTGGATGACATTTTGCAGTTCATTGCAGATTCTACAGTGAATATTGAAGGTGTTGGTCATGTCTGCAG CTTTAGTGTCTTTGACTTTCAAAAGCATGGCAATAGCAATTATGGTTCACCACACAGTGCTCCTCGCATTGAAAGGAGTTCTCAGGGGAAAATGGAGAAATCATTTTTGAG CTTTCAGAGTAGCTATCCTTCATGGGAACCAAACACTCAGGGAAAGCAGTTTATATCAAATCTTAGGACTTTCAGGGAGCAAAATCTGCAAGGTCAGGGAACTAGACAGGCATATTCTCCTTCTAGAATGTGGCAAGGGAGCCCCACTTTTAGAGGCTGTGGAGACCGACGCAACGTTTTCTCAAGGGAGCTTACACATAATAATGTTGGGACTGGCTATCACTTGGGTTCTCTCTGGCTAATTGATGCAGATCAAAAGAATCACCCTTATCTTCTTGATTGGTATTATATGTCACAACCTAACCGCACGACTGGTTACTCGAGAGACGGTGCACTGCAACCTTCTGTAGCAACTGAGCAACGTCCTGGAGATTACTGGACACCATCCAACTTGACACAAAATGAACCGAAGTGTGAAGAATACTGGGGTGACCATTATGATCAGGATCGAACACAATCCCATCTGGGGGCTTCTACATCAACTCGTTTCTTCCGGGATAGTGTACTAAGGCATCATGATTCTAGCAATTTGCCAAACCCAACCAGAAGCCATTGGTGGGCTAGAAGTGGCCCAGATGGTGCCCAGCTCCAGACAAGTTTTAAGGAGCCTCCTGATTTCAATCGCCAAAGTTCAgacaattataatgataatttttcagATAAAATCTCAGAGGACCAAGAACAACACTTGGACTGGAGAAATGACTTCCACTTATCCCGAACCACTTACATGGACGACTTAGAGGCCGGAGAGTTGAATCTTCATTTCGATGATATATATAGCAGACCTCCAGAAACTCCCAGAATAAATCCTGAGGCTACAAGCTTCGGCTGA